In Caloranaerobacter ferrireducens, the sequence ATTAATCGAGTTTTTTGCAACTTCTACCTCTACCCCAAATAAATTTATTATAGAGGCAGACAAACTAAAACTTAATGCAGATATTAATATTCCTACTGCAACTGAAAGTATTAAAGCTTGTCCTGTTACTTCTAAGGTTCCTTTTTCATCATTCTCACCGGTTTTTCTAGAAATTAAAGCTATCGTTCCTGTAGCAATTAACTGAGTTACTACAATAATAACACCAATAACTGAAGTACCAATACCAGCTGCAGCAGCTTCATTAACACCTATATTTGAAACAAAATACATATCTATTATCTCTAAAAATGTTTGAAGAATCTGACTCACCATAACAGGCCAGGCCAAATTCCATATTATCTTTAACTTACTATTATTTTCGAAAATCATATAATCACCTTTTCATAAGTCTAATATATTTATTTTAACACATTTTCAAAATTATCTAAATTTTACCTTTAACAATATGATATAATATATTTAAATAAATTATGGAGGTATGTGTATGTCTTATATGACAATTCGGCAAATAAGACATGAAATGTGTCTAAATAAACTACGAGAATTAGGATGCCAAGTTGTATCAATTCAAGGTGTTATGTTCTACGTCAAATATACCTTAGATGAATTAAAAATCGAATATATGTATCATATTAATCCTGATAATACATATTATCTAGAAAGAATAAAGCCTTATGTAGTTTCGGCAGGTATAATGGAATCAGAAGATAAAGTTGTTAACGCTATAATAATAGATATTGAACAGTTCAAGAATGCAAAACACAGTAAAAATTTCAAAGCTTTTATTGAAGTAGATACTGAACTTTCAAAAGCTGTTAGAGCATTTGAAGATTTATACCTATATTACAATATTTCAAAAGAAGATACAGAACTTATAAAAAAGGAAATTAATAATGTCATGAAATTATTAAGAGAAGTTAAAGATAGAAGTAATAGAGTATTTTTCAAAAAAGACCCAGAAAGTTTCTAAAATACAACTATTTACTGGATTAAAGCTTTTCTAACAGTTTTTGAAGGTATCTGTAGATTTTTGTAGAAATATATTAAGTAATATACGTTCTAAAGGAAGGAGAGTTAAAATGCAGGAATTTGATAAAATATCAATCGCTGAAATATCAAAGAAAGATATGCTTATGATTATTGAAGCTCTTGAATACACTGGTAAGAATACAAATATTGACTCTTTCTTAAAACTTAGAAACAACATTATAAAAGAACTTAGTGAACTTGCTGACAGTACTGAAGATGAATTTATACAATATTTAAAGAAATAATTTTTACCCCGTAATTAAACGGGGTTTTTAAATTTAAAAAATCTGTAAATTCCTGTTTTTGTCTTAATATATGTGATAAATAGTTTTTCTGTCTCTTCTTTATTGACTACTTTACATTTATTTAAAAGTGAATGACTAAATTCTTCTTGGACATTATATTTAAAAATATCAGGCATATGATATTTCTTTATATAAAGACTTTCTGGATTTATTCTACTTTTTCTAAGTCTTAGCAAATAGCCTGCTAAATTTTGTATAAAATTCTTATCCTTATATTCTATAAGCTCATTGTTATTTTGAATAGTTAAACCCAAAACTCCATATAAAAAGAAATTATAGTGTATTTGACCAAACTCTTTTATATCGCCTCTTAAAATGTCTAATACTCTCCTTAATATATAGAAATTATTCTTTATTGATTTTCCATTAAGCAAATTTAGTAATTCAATCCTAGCCTTCTCAAAATCTATTACAAAATTTCCAGGAAAAGCTGCAATATCTGCTTTATAATATTTATTATATTTACTAATTAACTCTTTCTGAGATAATTGTATTATTTCCTCTTTCAAACTGCTTATAATTTTATCATAATCTTTTTGACCATTTAATATCAGATATAGTACTTTAGATAACAATATACATTCTTGTAAAGTAAATATATTACCAGTCGTAAATAAAATATTTTTTATAACCTCTGACAATATAACATTCCATTGAGTGTTTGCAGCTACAATCGGAAATATTCTTGCATAAACACTATCATCAACTTCAACCCAGTAAGTTTTGTCATCAAATATATTTACAGAATTTATTAGTGGTTTATTGCTGCCATGCCTATAACTTGTCCATAACTTTATTTCTTCTTTAAATCTTGTATATTCGATAGTTGTTCCTTCTACATCCATTGAAGGAATTAAAGACTTTACTGTAATTATAAACATCTCAACTATATACGACCATTGCCCTTTTATTTTTTTCTTTTCTAATATATGATTAATATTTGAATATCTTAAGCTATCGCCATATACAGCATTATTTATAAAATATCTAATCTTATCCTCCAATTTACCAACACTCCTTACACTCGATATGTATAGTATAACAAAGTTTATATATAAAAGAAATAGGAACTAGCTTAAAGCTAGCCCCTTCATTTCCCGTTTAATTCTGATATTCTTTTTGAAACATAGCTGCATATTTAAGTACTCTCTCAGAATAAGTACTTTTTGCAGGATTGCTTGTCCCACTCCTAGACGCCATATATCTTTTTAATCCATATTCTCCTCTATTATACGCTGTAAGTACTTTATGTATATCACCGTTAAAAATTACTTTTAAATATTTAAGCTGTGTTGTGAATAATTCAATATTATATTTAGGATCAAACAATAATTCAGGTTTGAATTCTTTCTTCATGTTAAATGCAATCTGACGCGCTGTACTTTCCATCAGCTGCCCTAATCCTCTTTCTCCGAAAATACCAACGCAATTAGGATCAAAATTACTTTCTAATTTCATTAACCCCAACACTATAAAAATATTCAAACCTTTTTCATTACATTGTTTTAAAAGAAATGCACTTTCTTCTTCTGTTAAATGTGTTTTATTTTTTATATATTCTATAAGCTCATAATTTTCAATGTGCTTCTTTATTTCTATATTCTCAATTACTTTATTGTTATTTACAACACTTAAGTTTAAAACATTATAATCATTATTATTTAACATTATTGCATATACTGTACTTCCAAATATTAAAGTAACTACAAGTATAGTTGATAACATTAGTTTACCTTTCATTTTTACCCTCCTTTCTTAATAGCACAGAGGTTATTATATAAATTAAGTGTACCTCAGTCAAAATTATTACATTTTCTTAAATAATCCTATTATGGTAATTTGTACCCTAAATCGACTCTTTTTAAATCTTTGCGATCAAAAAATACAAAAATAGGAACTTTATTCCTCAGACTGTTGGCAAACTTATCTTTTTAAATAACTATGAAAATAAAAGCGAATGCTTGAAAGAATTTAGTTAAAAAACTAGGCGAACATTTTGAAGAAAATCCGTAGGCTTAACAGGACGTTAAGCCAGCATCCTACAAGACAGGACGTCTTGATTAGGTGCGTTAGGATTTTCTAAAAATTTGAACCTTTAGTTTTTTCTAAATTTTTTCGCATGAGCGTTATTTTCATAAATATTTTACTTTGTAAACAAATAAAAAAGAGGGATTTTATCCCTCTTTTTTAAGCAAATTTAATTTTAAATTTTACATCTTATCTGGTGCATCAATACCTAGTAGCCCTAAACCAGTTTTTAATACAGTTTTTGCAGCAAATACAAGTAATAGCCTTGCTTTTTGTATATTCTCATCTTCTACAATTATAGGGCATTCGTGATAGAACTTATTAAACGCCTGTGCTATATCTACTATATGTCTTGTAATTATAGAAGGCTCATTCTTTTCCATAGCATTTACTACAGCTTCAGGGAATGATTGAAGCAATCTTATAACATCAACTGCTTCCTGATTAGTTAATATTGAATAATCAACATCGTTAGTAATATCATATTGTTTTTTATTAAGTACACTATTTGCTCTTGCATGAGTATATTGCACATAAGGACCTGTTTCTCCATCAAAACTTAACATTCTGTCCCAATTAAATACAATATCTTTTATCTTATTGTTACTTAAATCGTTAAAAATTACTGCTCCTATACCAACTTGTCTAGCTACTTCATCTTTATTATCTAAGTTAGGATTCTTTTCTTCAATTATTTCTCTTACCTTGTCAATCGCTTTGTTTAATAATTCTTCTAATAAAATTACATTACCTTTTCTAGTTTGCATTCTACCTTCTTCTGTACTTACACGTCCAAAAGGTACATGTTCTAATTTATCTGCCCATTCAAATCCCATTAGTTCAATAACTTTGAACCATTGGGCAAAATGTAAATTCTGTGAATAATCTGTTACATAAAGTGCCTTTTCAAAATTGAATGTCTCCTTTCTATAAATAGCTGCTGTTATATCTCTTGTTGGATATAAAGTAGCACCATCACTCTTTAACACTAAGCAAGGAGGCATATCGAACTTTTCTAAATCAACTACATATGCACCCTTACTTTCTTTAAGCAGATTTTTTTCTTTTAGTAACTCTATTACTCTATCCATTTTGTCATTGTAAAAACTTTCACCTGTAAAATAATCAAATTTAACTTTTAATAAATCATAAATTTTATTAAATTCCTTTAAACTTAAATCAACAAACCAATTCCATAACTTTCTAGCCTCTTCATCGCCATCTTCAAGTTTTTTGAACCATCTTCTTCCTTCTTCCTCTAATTCAGGATTTAATTCTGCTTCATCATGGAACTTTACATAAAGCTTTAATAAAGTCTTAATAGGTTCTTTTTCTATTTCTTCTTTATTTCCCCACTTTTTATATGCAGTAATTAATTTTCCGAATTGTGTACCCCAATCGCCTAAATGGTTTATACCAATACAATTATATCCAAGAAACTCATATATTTTATACAAAGCATTTCCTATTACAGTAGAACGCAAATGTCCTACGTGGAACGGTTTTGCGATGTTAGGTGATGAAAAATCTATAACTATATTCTTGCCGCTCCCCAAATCTGATGAACCATAGTTTTCTTTTTTTGAAAAAATTTCTTCTAATACAGTTTTAGCCAAAACTTTTTTGTCAATAAAGAAATTTACATATGGTCCAACATTCTCAATTTTTTCAAAATAATCTTTACTATCTAAAATTTCAACTATCTCTTGAGCTATTAGATTTGGAGCTTTTCTAAACGCTTTTGCCAACTTAAAACATGGCATAGCATAGTCTCCCATGTCATGGCTTGGGGGAATTTCTATTAATGCTTCAACATCTTCTTGACTTAAAGATTCTACCTTTTCACTAACGATTCGCGCAATCTCTTTTTTGAAATCTATCATTTTAAAACCTCCTTTATATGATTTATGTATTATTTTCCAGTAAACAAAAAAACTCTCATCTCCTGAAGAGACGAGAGTTAATCCCGTGTTACCACTCTTATTGGCAAGTCTACTTGCCCACTCTAACCCTTTAACGCAGGGATACGTCTTATCCTACTAAATTCAGACAGCTTCTCCAGGGTGCGCTTCAGATAAACCTCCATGCCAGGCTTCCACCGTCCCTAGCTCGCTATTACTTCAGCTTATCCTACTCTCCCCTTCAACGAATTTGGTTATTTTATAATCCATAGGAAATTATCAACCTTAATGAATTGTGGATAATTTAAAATATAATTTCCGTTTATGGATTTCAACAAAATCTTCCTTAATTTATTTAAATCGAAGATTTTGTTATTATCATAATATACCATATTATTTTTTGTAAATCAAGGGGCTTTAGGAAAATATCTTAGTCCTGTCTATTGATTTTATATCTTTACATCCTGTTAATATCATTGCCTGCAGCAATTCTTTTTCCATTTTATTTAAAACTGCAAAAACACCTTCTTCATATCCGCCATACGCTCCAATAATAATAGGTCTACCCAATAATACTGCATCTGCTCCTAGAGCTAACATTTTAAACACATCTACTCCTGAACGTATTCCTCCATCAACTAAAATGGTAATTTTATTCTTAACAGCATCTACTATCTCAGGAAGTACTTTAGCTACACCCGGAGTATGGTCTAAAACTCTTCCTCCATGATTAGAAACAACAATAGCTTTTGCCCCAACTTGGACAGCTATTTCTGCTTCATCTGGTGTCATAATACCTTTTAATATAAAAGGTAAATCAGTAGATTCAATTAATTCTTTCAATTCAGATTTAGTTTTTGGCCCAACAGGCTGACCTTTAAGAGCCATAGTTATAAGTCCAGCACCATCTATATCAACACCAATAGCCAAAGGCTTAACTGCTTCTGCTTTCCTTATATTTTCTATTATTTTTTTATTTTCTCTAGGTTTAATTATTGGTATACCCATTCCATTTACGTTTTTTATTCCTTCTAATCCAGTTATATACATAGATAAATCGGCTGTATCTCCTGTCATACCAATTGTTCCAGCTGAAATACTACCTTTAAGAACTGCTTCAACATACTCCTCTTCTGTTAGTGCACCACCCATATTAAAACTGTTTCCTGTTACAGGAGCAGATATTATAGGAATGTCTAATTTTATACCGAACAATTCTATAGAAGTATCAGGAGTTTTAGCATCATGAATTGTCCTCATCTTAAGCTGTATCTTTTTTAATTCTTCTATATTATTTTTAAACGAAGTACCAGTGCCAGCCCCTCCCATTCCAGGAACTTCACCTGCACAAGCAACACCGTTGCACTCGTTACAAACTCTACAGTATCCTTTCATTCTTTTTCTTGCAGTTTCATATATTTGCTTTATATCCATACTAAACCCCCTAATAAACTTAAATATTTATTATAATTATATTATTTATCTGGAAAGAAATCACTACTAAAATAGAACTGTTTACTTAAATCCACTCCATTTATTTCTGAAATAGCTTGTCCTTCTATTTTAAACATAACACTCTCATTTCCATCGAAAAATGTTAGTGTATTTACTATTGAATCAATAGCCAATTTAGTAGATTGTTCATCATTTGGCATATTGTCTATAAATTCTTTTGATAAATCAACATATACAACACCATTTTCCTTAGTTAATCCTAGAAGCTTTGTACCTTCTGGAACTGGCGATATAAAATCTTCAAAACCGTTAAAATTTATTAGATGCTCTAATGCTATCCATTCAATATTTTTATCTTTTAATCTTGAGTCGTCTGCTTTAATTGTATACTTTTCAGCAAAAATAAACGGCATAGCTTTTTGTTTTAAGTATAGAACATAGTTTATTTCTTCAACTTTTTCCTTTTCGGTATTTTCAGATTCAGTATTTTCTATAGATACATTATCATTTGATTTGTCAGGTTGTTCTACTTTGTCCTTCTTTGAACATCCTACAAACAAAGTACCTATTAAAGTTATTGTTAATAAAATTGTTATTAACTTTTTCATATTATCTCCTCCCAATTCGAAATACATCTAATCTATTCAGAAATATAATTTAAAAAATCATTTTCTGTACAAACTTTTATACCATTTTTCATAAGCAACTGCGCTGTAATTCCATTCCCCTCTGTTATCCTTCCTGAAAATGTACCATCATAGATATAGCCTACACCACATGAAGGACTTTTTGACTTTAATATCGCAAGTTTTGCTCCAACTGCTTTAGCTATTTTTAACGTTTCATACCCCCCTTTTAAAAATTTTTCTGTTACATCAATTCCCTCTTTATTTAATACCCTTATTTCACCATCCTTAATAATTATTTCTGCAGGAACTCTAGGTGTAGGAAGTCCTCCTAACTGTTCAGGACAAACTAATATGGCATTTTTCTTTTTAAATAATTCATAAATTTTTTTATTAAAGTTATTTCCTCCATTATATTTACAGTTAACTCCAACTAAACACGCACTTATTATAATCATATTCTAACCTCACTTTAGCTCAACTATAGTTACTCCCGTACCACCTTCACCAAAATTACCTAACCTAAAATCTTTTACGTGACGGTGTGATTTTAACAATTGCTTTATTCCAGCTCTTAACACGCCAGTACCCTTTCCGTGTATAATAGTAACCTGTTTTAACCCTGCTATATATGCATCATCAAGATACTTGTCTGTATCAAGTAAAGCTTCTTCTAATGTTTTACCCCTCAGGTCAAGCTCAGTTTTTATATACTTAGCTTTAGAAGTCATTATCTTTCTTGTTCCAAAATTTTCACATGCTGATTCATTATCTTTAGCTCTAGCTAAGTTACTAATATGAACATTTATCTTCATTATACCAACTTGTACAACTAGATTTCCATCTTTATCCGGTTCAGATATTACTGTTCCTGTCTGGTTTAAATTAAGCAAAGTTACCATATCTCCTGGTTTTAGATTTTTCGGTGGCTTTCTATTCTTTTTGTTCAATAAATTTTCTGTTAATTCAGCTTCTAAATTATCAAGTTTATTTTTTAATTTGTCCTTTGCTTCTTGAATCTTTTTATTTCTCTCTTTATCTATCTCTATAGAAATCTCTCTAAGTTGTTTTATAATATTATCTGCTTCTTCCTTTGCTTCTTTAATAATCTTTTTTGCTTCCTGCTTAGCTTCAAATAATAGTTTTTCTCTCTGGTTACTTAATTTTATTTTCTTCTCATCTAATTCCTGCTTTAATCTATCTATATCTCTTTTCAGTTTCTCAGATTCTTCTCTATTTTGCTCTATTATTCTTCTATCTCTCTCAATCTTTGCTAAAACATCTTCAAATTCAATGTTTTCCCTGGAAATAAAGTCTTTAGCTCTTTCAATAATAAAGTCTTGAAGTCCTAACCTTTTTGATATTTCAAAAGCATTTGATTTTCCAGGTACACCGATTAATAACCTATATGTCGGACTTAACGTTTCTACATCAAACTCAACTGAAGCATTTTCTACACCTTCAGTTGTCAATGCATAAACTTTTAATTCACTGTAGTGAGTAGTTGCAATTGTCTTCGCTCCTATACTATGAAGGTAGCTTAATATAGACATTGCCAAAGCAGCACCTTCTGTAGGATCAGTACCTGCTCCTAATTCATCAAACAAAATAAGATTATTAGTTTGAGCATCTTTTAAGATTTCTACTATATTTGTCATATGGGAGGAAAATGTACTTAAACTCTGTTCTATACTTTGCTCATCACCAATATCTGCAAAAATTTTATCAAATACAGCAATCTGACTATGAAAATCTGCTGGTACAAAAAGCCCTGACTGCCCCATTAATGAAAGTAATCCAACTGTTTTTAATGTAACAGTTTTACCACCTGTATTTGGCCCTGTAATTACTAAGGTATCAAAATCTTTTCCTATGTGAATATCTATAGGTACAACTTTATCTTTATCTATTAATGGATGTCTGCCTTTTTTAATGTTAATATAACCTTCTTTATTAAGCTCAGGCTTAACCCCATCCATTTCTAGCGCTAATTTTGCTTTAGCAAATATAAAATCTAATTTCGCCAATATATCTATATTTATTTTTATATTATCTGCTTTTTCGGCTACTAAACTTGTCAATTCAGCTAAAATTCTTTCAATTTCAATTTTCTCTTTTAACTTAAGCTCTTTTAACTGATTATTTAATTCAACTACTGCCATTGGTTCAATAAATAAGGTTGCCCCACTAGAAGACTGGTCATGTACTAAACCTGGAAAATTACCTCTATACTCTTGTTTTACAGGCACCACATACCTATCTTGCCTTATTGTAATAATTGATTCTTGTAGGTACTTTCTATAAGTTGATGAATTAATTATTGAATTTAGTTTGTTTCTAATTGATTCATTTTTAGATTCTATTTGCCTTCTTATATTTCTTAACGTTTGACTAGCATTATCAGATATTTCTTCTTCACTAATAATTGACTCAAAAATTCTTTCTTCTAGTTCTTTAAATGTTGTCAGTAAATCTACCATATCTTCTATTATTGGATAACTGGATTTTTTATCTTCTTTACTTTTCTTAACAAATGTACTCATTCTCCTAGCTGCCCTTAAAGTATCTGCAATTTTTAACAAACTTCCTGGACTAAGCGAAGCTCCTATCTGTGCTCTTTTTAATTCAGCATATACATTATGAATGCCAGCTAAAGGAGGTCTTCCTCTTTTGATTATTAATTTAACAGCTTCATCTGTTTCTTCTAATATCTTTTCTACTTCATAAAAATCATTACTTGGTTTAAGTTTATTTATTAATTCTTTACCTAAAGAAGATTCAGCTTTTTCTAACAACTTGTCTATTATTTTGTCATACTCAAGAACCCTTAATGTCTTTTCATTCAATTTATCCACCTACTTCCTCTACATTGTTTAGTGTCTTTCTGCTTTGATTTTTTCTAAAGAACCCCTCTATAGTAATGTCCTTTAGTTAAACCTCTACTCTTTTTAATTTTATTAATAAACTCTACAATATTCTTTTCATCTATATTGTTGTTAGCTAAATCATAATACATTGTTTGTACTTCTTTTATATCATCTTCAAATGTAAAATCTAACCTAACCATATCTACATTACTGTTATAAATTTCTTTTAAGTTTTCAATAACTACCAATGGTTGACTGTTATATATTATAGTAGTCCCTCTTTTTCTAATAGTCCTAAAAACTTTACCTAATCTATCTTTTAATCCATAACCATATCTAAACTTACATCTATCACATTCTTTATCTGATAAACACCCTTTAATAATGGAAAATGGACAATATTTGCTTATCATGACAGGTAAATAACCGTACCCTATAGTTTCGCACATTAAATTAGTATTTAAGCAAATATTTTTTATCTGATTTAGTTTCAACTCTGGTGATAAAGTAACGCTTTTTACACCATATTCTTCAAGAAACTTGAGAGTAAAGCTATTGAATGCATTAATACCTACATCACAATGTATATTAGTATCGAAATTCTCTTTAATATATTTCAAAGTTCCCAAGTTAGAAACACTTATTCCATCAATATTTTCGATACCAATACTTTTAATTTGACAATTTAAAGTTTCAAAATCTGAGTTTGTTAAGATTTTCTCAGTCTGTAAATAAACCTCTTTATCATATTTTTTTATTTCTTCAATACATTCATTAATTCCTTCACAATAACTAATATACACTCTGTCTAACTTATTCAAATCAATTTTTTTAAACTGCTTATATGACTGTATACTAATACTTAGCAACTTATTCCTTGTTTTAACGTAAGGTTTACTTTTTTCTATAATATCCTTCATTTTATTTAAAATATCTTTTTCACTTATCTCAATTCTTTTATTTATTATAGCTCTTTTTTTATTTAATTCTTCTATAGCTTCTCTTCTTAACTTATTCAATACACTGACAGGAATCATAGAATTATTTTGCAGGCTTATATTTATATCTTTAAGAACGTAATGAGTTCCACCTAGTTTGCTTAATTGTTTTATTACTTTCTCTTCTGTAAGAAATATATTTGTTCCTTCTTGCACCTTTTCTTCACTTTCAATTGTAACATAATTACCTCTATCATCCCATAAATGCATCTTAATAGGATGGCCTATCTTTATTTCAACTTCCATATAAACATCTATCTTCTTTAATTTATCTCTTTCAGTAAATGATTTTCTTGCTTTTTCTAATAAAAGTACATCAGAAGTCTTATATACCTTGCTATCTTTCTTTATATTACCAATTTTCTTTATCTTAGCTACTTCTCCTTTTCTACAAGATTCTACTCGTTTTCCTTTCAAAAAGATAGAATTTACTATAATCCCATTCTTATTACCCTTATTATCAGTTATTTCTATTCCGTCCCCTACATTCATACTATCTTCTAATAAAATGTATATATACTTTTTATCAACATCAATAACTTTGCCAATATATACTCCTCTATTGTCAGGTCTATCTATCGCTACTAAATTTTTACCAAAATCACCAAGAATATATCCTTTTGTAAACTCTCTATTGAAAATTTGCAGTAATTCTTTCTTATCTTCTTTAGAAATTACTCTATCAATTCCATTGTATAAATTATCTAATTCCTTCTTATATTTATTTACTATAACCGCGACATATTCTGGTCTTTTCATCCTTCCTTCTATTTTCAATGATATAATACCTGCTTTTACTATTTTATTTAAATCTTCTATAGTATTTAAATCTCTAGTACTTAATAAAAACCTTTTATCTAATTTTGAAGATATTGTTTGTCCTGTTTCTGCATTAACTAATGTATAAGGCATTCTACACGGTTGTGCACATCTGCCTCTATTACCACTACGACCACCTATTATACTGCTCATTAAACACTGACCAGAATAAGAAATACATAATGCTCCATGAATAAATCCTTCTAATTCTATATTAGTTTTATCTTTAATGTATTTAATTTCTTCTACAGATAACTCCCTACCTAAAACCACCCTAGTAAAACCAAGCTCTTCTAAAAACTTTGCTCCGTATTGATTGATGATAGTCATCTGAGTGCTTCCGTGAAGCTCAAAATCAGGCAGTAATTTTCTCACTAAATTAGCTAATCCTAAATCTTGTATTATTATAGCATCTACATCTATGTTATATAAAAAAGATATATACTCTAAAGCTTCTTTAAACTCAGAATCGCTTAATAAGATATTGACAGTAACATATACCTTAACATCTTTTATATGTGCATACTCAATAGCTTTTTTTAACTCTTCTTTATCAAAATTTGAGGCATACTGCCTAGCATTAAACATTTTTCCACCTAAATAAACTGCATCTGCTCCATTTTCAACTGCTGCATAAAGTGACTCAATACTTCCAACTGGAGCTAATAGTTCTATTTTTTCTTTCACATTTACCATCTCCTGATAATATCTTTAAAGTCAGATATAAATAAATAAAGAGTAGCTTACTACTCTTTGTTTTTAAGCTTATTAATCTCTATTATAATGTTATCTAAAGACATGTTCAATCTATTTAGTTCACTCTTTAATTCTGAAAACTTTTGTTCAAGATATTGAGGGCTGTCTCCATCTTTAAATATACCTAAATCCTTTCTCCTTAATGGTTCTTCTGCATACTTCTTTATAACACTAAATTTCCCACAAGCCTCTATTATAGCTTTTTCTACATCATTTTC encodes:
- a CDS encoding alpha-hydroxy-acid oxidizing protein → MDIKQIYETARKRMKGYCRVCNECNGVACAGEVPGMGGAGTGTSFKNNIEELKKIQLKMRTIHDAKTPDTSIELFGIKLDIPIISAPVTGNSFNMGGALTEEEYVEAVLKGSISAGTIGMTGDTADLSMYITGLEGIKNVNGMGIPIIKPRENKKIIENIRKAEAVKPLAIGVDIDGAGLITMALKGQPVGPKTKSELKELIESTDLPFILKGIMTPDEAEIAVQVGAKAIVVSNHGGRVLDHTPGVAKVLPEIVDAVKNKITILVDGGIRSGVDVFKMLALGADAVLLGRPIIIGAYGGYEEGVFAVLNKMEKELLQAMILTGCKDIKSIDRTKIFS
- a CDS encoding lytic transglycosylase domain-containing protein is translated as MKGKLMLSTILVVTLIFGSTVYAIMLNNNDYNVLNLSVVNNNKVIENIEIKKHIENYELIEYIKNKTHLTEEESAFLLKQCNEKGLNIFIVLGLMKLESNFDPNCVGIFGERGLGQLMESTARQIAFNMKKEFKPELLFDPKYNIELFTTQLKYLKVIFNGDIHKVLTAYNRGEYGLKRYMASRSGTSNPAKSTYSERVLKYAAMFQKEYQN
- the argS gene encoding arginine--tRNA ligase; the encoded protein is MIDFKKEIARIVSEKVESLSQEDVEALIEIPPSHDMGDYAMPCFKLAKAFRKAPNLIAQEIVEILDSKDYFEKIENVGPYVNFFIDKKVLAKTVLEEIFSKKENYGSSDLGSGKNIVIDFSSPNIAKPFHVGHLRSTVIGNALYKIYEFLGYNCIGINHLGDWGTQFGKLITAYKKWGNKEEIEKEPIKTLLKLYVKFHDEAELNPELEEEGRRWFKKLEDGDEEARKLWNWFVDLSLKEFNKIYDLLKVKFDYFTGESFYNDKMDRVIELLKEKNLLKESKGAYVVDLEKFDMPPCLVLKSDGATLYPTRDITAAIYRKETFNFEKALYVTDYSQNLHFAQWFKVIELMGFEWADKLEHVPFGRVSTEEGRMQTRKGNVILLEELLNKAIDKVREIIEEKNPNLDNKDEVARQVGIGAVIFNDLSNNKIKDIVFNWDRMLSFDGETGPYVQYTHARANSVLNKKQYDITNDVDYSILTNQEAVDVIRLLQSFPEAVVNAMEKNEPSIITRHIVDIAQAFNKFYHECPIIVEDENIQKARLLLVFAAKTVLKTGLGLLGIDAPDKM
- a CDS encoding GerMN domain-containing protein; amino-acid sequence: MKKLITILLTITLIGTLFVGCSKKDKVEQPDKSNDNVSIENTESENTEKEKVEEINYVLYLKQKAMPFIFAEKYTIKADDSRLKDKNIEWIALEHLINFNGFEDFISPVPEGTKLLGLTKENGVVYVDLSKEFIDNMPNDEQSTKLAIDSIVNTLTFFDGNESVMFKIEGQAISEINGVDLSKQFYFSSDFFPDK
- a CDS encoding DUF523 domain-containing protein, producing the protein MIIISACLVGVNCKYNGGNNFNKKIYELFKKKNAILVCPEQLGGLPTPRVPAEIIIKDGEIRVLNKEGIDVTEKFLKGGYETLKIAKAVGAKLAILKSKSPSCGVGYIYDGTFSGRITEGNGITAQLLMKNGIKVCTENDFLNYISE
- a CDS encoding endonuclease MutS2 — its product is MNEKTLRVLEYDKIIDKLLEKAESSLGKELINKLKPSNDFYEVEKILEETDEAVKLIIKRGRPPLAGIHNVYAELKRAQIGASLSPGSLLKIADTLRAARRMSTFVKKSKEDKKSSYPIIEDMVDLLTTFKELEERIFESIISEEEISDNASQTLRNIRRQIESKNESIRNKLNSIINSSTYRKYLQESIITIRQDRYVVPVKQEYRGNFPGLVHDQSSSGATLFIEPMAVVELNNQLKELKLKEKIEIERILAELTSLVAEKADNIKINIDILAKLDFIFAKAKLALEMDGVKPELNKEGYINIKKGRHPLIDKDKVVPIDIHIGKDFDTLVITGPNTGGKTVTLKTVGLLSLMGQSGLFVPADFHSQIAVFDKIFADIGDEQSIEQSLSTFSSHMTNIVEILKDAQTNNLILFDELGAGTDPTEGAALAMSILSYLHSIGAKTIATTHYSELKVYALTTEGVENASVEFDVETLSPTYRLLIGVPGKSNAFEISKRLGLQDFIIERAKDFISRENIEFEDVLAKIERDRRIIEQNREESEKLKRDIDRLKQELDEKKIKLSNQREKLLFEAKQEAKKIIKEAKEEADNIIKQLREISIEIDKERNKKIQEAKDKLKNKLDNLEAELTENLLNKKNRKPPKNLKPGDMVTLLNLNQTGTVISEPDKDGNLVVQVGIMKINVHISNLARAKDNESACENFGTRKIMTSKAKYIKTELDLRGKTLEEALLDTDKYLDDAYIAGLKQVTIIHGKGTGVLRAGIKQLLKSHRHVKDFRLGNFGEGGTGVTIVELK